A single Ketogulonicigenium vulgare WSH-001 DNA region contains:
- a CDS encoding protein-L-isoaspartate O-methyltransferase family protein, with amino-acid sequence MQAVIQSSAESDFAALRVTMVDRQVRTSDVTSYPIIAAMLAIPREDFVPDALRDVAYVGADLPLAPARTMPEARTLAKMIDGLAIAPDDRALVIGAGLGYGAALVARMAGQVIALEELPHLAAGAAAALARHKSDARIVQGKLVEGAPEAGPYDVILIEGGVRAIPPVIAAQLAEGGRIVALFVEGGLGLVRIGTKVAGQIHWRLAFNALLPVLPGFTTTDTFAL; translated from the coding sequence ATGCAGGCCGTTATTCAATCATCTGCCGAATCGGATTTTGCAGCACTGCGCGTGACGATGGTGGATCGTCAGGTGCGCACGTCGGATGTGACATCCTATCCGATTATCGCCGCCATGCTGGCCATCCCGCGCGAGGATTTCGTCCCCGACGCCTTGCGCGATGTTGCCTATGTCGGCGCGGATCTGCCGCTTGCGCCCGCCCGCACCATGCCCGAGGCCCGGACGCTGGCGAAAATGATCGACGGGCTGGCGATTGCGCCGGATGATCGCGCTTTGGTCATTGGCGCGGGGCTTGGCTATGGCGCGGCGCTGGTTGCGCGCATGGCGGGGCAGGTCATCGCGCTCGAGGAATTGCCGCACCTTGCTGCGGGCGCCGCCGCCGCGCTGGCCCGTCACAAAAGTGACGCGCGCATCGTGCAGGGAAAACTGGTCGAGGGGGCGCCGGAAGCCGGACCCTATGACGTTATATTGATCGAGGGCGGCGTGCGCGCCATTCCCCCGGTGATTGCCGCGCAACTGGCCGAAGGGGGCCGGATCGTCGCGCTATTTGTCGAGGGCGGATTGGGTCTGGTGCGCATCGGCACCAAAGTCGCGGGCCAGATCCACTGGCGTTTGGCGTTTAACGCTTTGTTGCCCGTTCTGCCGGGCTTCACAACAACAGATACTTTCGCCCTATAG
- a CDS encoding TolC family outer membrane protein → MKKTLRSVIAGFVASIGLAAPMAHAETLADAMAWAYESSGLLTQNRALLRAADEDVAQSVAALRPVLNWSAQISSSFADATIFNNDPVTTANLAISASLTLYDGGRGRMGVDAAKESVLGTRAGLLAIEQQVLLRVVDAYMNVQLYQQLVSLRENNVRVITEELRAARDQYEVGQITRTTVAQAEAALATARSTLVSEQGNLTRAREEYRVATGRLPGALSAATPARITQSLDQARLIAQQGHPSVVQARHTAAAADINVERARTATQPTVTGTASLGRTHYVTDALQGSAQAGSNTDQLTVGVGVSGVIYSGGSLGSQLRQVMANRDAARAQLLVAADNVSQSVANAYSLLDVARVSRESFASLVTAYQLAYDGTREEADLGAATTIDVLDAEQDLLDARASQISAQYSEITAGYAVLSAMGLLTAENLGLNVQIYDPEAYYNLVDDAPSVTSAQGRALDRVLQAIAHE, encoded by the coding sequence ATGAAAAAGACGTTGCGCAGCGTGATCGCCGGTTTTGTGGCCAGTATTGGCCTTGCCGCGCCGATGGCCCATGCCGAGACTTTGGCCGATGCGATGGCTTGGGCCTATGAATCCAGTGGCCTTTTGACGCAAAACCGTGCGCTGCTGCGCGCCGCCGACGAAGATGTGGCGCAATCTGTTGCCGCGCTGCGCCCCGTCCTGAACTGGAGCGCGCAGATCTCGTCCAGCTTTGCCGATGCGACGATTTTCAACAATGATCCGGTGACAACCGCGAACCTTGCGATCAGCGCCAGCCTGACCCTGTATGATGGCGGTCGCGGTCGTATGGGCGTGGATGCGGCGAAAGAAAGCGTGCTGGGCACCCGTGCGGGTCTGCTGGCGATTGAACAGCAGGTGCTGCTGCGCGTCGTTGATGCCTATATGAATGTGCAGCTCTATCAGCAGCTTGTATCTTTGCGCGAAAACAACGTCCGCGTCATCACCGAGGAGCTGCGTGCCGCGCGCGACCAATATGAGGTGGGCCAGATCACCCGCACCACCGTCGCGCAGGCCGAGGCCGCACTGGCCACCGCCCGCAGTACGCTGGTGTCCGAACAGGGCAACCTGACCCGCGCACGCGAGGAATACCGCGTCGCCACCGGCCGTTTGCCGGGGGCGTTGTCGGCCGCAACGCCTGCACGGATCACCCAGTCGCTGGATCAGGCACGCCTGATCGCGCAGCAGGGCCACCCCAGCGTTGTGCAGGCGCGCCACACCGCCGCCGCCGCCGATATCAACGTCGAACGCGCCCGCACCGCGACGCAGCCGACTGTCACCGGCACTGCCAGCCTTGGCCGTACGCATTATGTCACCGACGCGCTGCAAGGCTCGGCTCAGGCGGGCAGCAACACCGATCAGCTGACCGTCGGCGTTGGCGTCAGCGGTGTGATCTATTCGGGCGGCAGCCTGGGCAGCCAATTGCGGCAGGTCATGGCGAATCGCGACGCCGCCCGCGCGCAGCTGCTGGTTGCGGCCGATAACGTCAGCCAGTCCGTCGCCAATGCCTATTCGCTGCTGGACGTCGCCCGCGTCTCGCGCGAATCCTTTGCAAGCCTCGTTACCGCCTATCAGCTGGCCTATGATGGCACCCGCGAAGAGGCGGACCTTGGCGCGGCGACCACCATCGACGTATTGGACGCGGAACAAGATCTGCTGGATGCCCGCGCCAGCCAGATTTCGGCACAATATAGCGAGATTACCGCCGGTTATGCGGTGCTGTCAGCGATGGGACTGTTGACGGCTGAGAATCTTGGCCTGAATGTGCAGATTTATGACCCCGAGGCCTATTACAATCTGGTCGATGACGCGCCCTCTGTGACCTCTGCACAGGGACGCGCGCTGGACCGGGTGTTGCAGGCCATTGCCCACGAATAA
- a CDS encoding glycerol-3-phosphate dehydrogenase has protein sequence MPDTGPSSDVLIAVRRLVDGATVRDVAPLAQPAPLVLGADMIVAPLMLTPAQRVDDDMAAESLPELQPQPEPEQAAVVSIGPFSGRAPQFGAGEEEGAVSPPSVSASLTISEDSLRELIAEVLRTELQGELGERITSNVRKLVRREVLRSLNARDNE, from the coding sequence ATGCCCGATACCGGACCCAGCAGTGATGTTTTGATCGCCGTGCGCAGACTGGTAGATGGCGCAACCGTGCGTGATGTTGCACCTCTGGCGCAGCCTGCGCCTTTGGTTCTGGGCGCGGATATGATTGTCGCGCCGCTGATGCTGACGCCAGCGCAGCGTGTGGACGATGACATGGCCGCCGAATCGCTGCCAGAGCTACAGCCACAACCAGAGCCGGAACAGGCGGCCGTTGTTTCGATCGGCCCGTTTTCTGGCCGCGCGCCGCAGTTTGGCGCGGGCGAGGAGGAGGGCGCAGTATCGCCGCCCTCTGTCTCGGCCAGCCTCACCATCAGCGAAGATTCCCTGCGCGAGTTGATCGCCGAAGTGCTGCGCACCGAATTGCAGGGCGAATTGGGCGAGCGGATCACCAGCAATGTGCGCAAGCTGGTGCGCCGCGAAGTGCTGCGCAGCCTCAACGCGCGGGACAATGAATGA
- a CDS encoding AGE family epimerase/isomerase, with protein sequence MTAFDFTHWLSARALPLWRARGFCPQGFGAIEHLDADGQPALDQPRRNRIHTRQAFVFAGAARDLHSDDLPRAQRLLGFARSLIGPGGWLPTTSDAAGQPAGDAHRLYDLAFYILANAELPAPVIPWDFLLDALARLKADRGWWDDRYHSLPRTQNAHMHLFEAAHAAHAATGDPAWAAVIDECRALFADVFFQSDGTIFEFFDADWQPLQTGQQVEPGHGMEWVYLAYSDPVLRDQVDLDLMFNTAAAAMTPDGFLPDSTLPPSATCRLWPQTELLRAALVQQYRGRALPAPLQPTAILDRFAARYLTAEGGWIDACDRAGVIVADHMPSSSFYHIFSAWRAFSALSVDAARLGSTDRQS encoded by the coding sequence GTGACGGCATTTGACTTTACGCATTGGCTGAGTGCCCGCGCGCTGCCGCTGTGGCGCGCGCGGGGGTTCTGCCCGCAGGGTTTCGGCGCGATCGAGCATCTGGATGCGGACGGCCAGCCTGCGCTGGACCAGCCGCGCCGCAATCGTATCCACACGCGGCAAGCCTTTGTTTTCGCGGGCGCGGCGCGTGATCTGCACAGTGATGATCTGCCGCGCGCGCAGAGGCTGCTGGGTTTTGCGCGGTCGTTGATCGGCCCGGGCGGCTGGTTGCCCACAACCAGCGATGCGGCGGGCCAGCCTGCGGGCGATGCGCATCGCCTCTATGATCTCGCCTTTTATATCCTTGCCAATGCCGAGCTGCCCGCACCCGTGATCCCGTGGGATTTCTTGCTGGATGCGCTGGCGCGGCTAAAGGCGGATCGCGGCTGGTGGGATGATCGCTATCATAGCCTGCCCCGCACCCAAAACGCGCATATGCACCTGTTCGAGGCCGCCCATGCCGCCCATGCTGCAACAGGCGATCCGGCTTGGGCCGCTGTGATTGATGAATGCCGCGCGCTGTTTGCGGATGTCTTTTTTCAAAGCGACGGCACGATCTTTGAATTCTTCGACGCCGATTGGCAGCCCCTGCAAACGGGCCAACAGGTCGAGCCCGGCCATGGGATGGAATGGGTTTATCTCGCCTATAGCGATCCGGTGCTGCGCGATCAGGTCGACCTTGACCTGATGTTCAACACCGCAGCCGCAGCCATGACACCGGATGGTTTCCTGCCCGATAGCACCCTGCCGCCCAGCGCAACCTGCCGCCTATGGCCCCAGACCGAATTGCTGCGCGCCGCATTGGTGCAGCAGTATCGTGGCCGCGCCCTGCCCGCACCATTGCAGCCCACCGCGATCCTTGACCGTTTCGCCGCGCGCTATCTGACGGCCGAGGGTGGCTGGATTGATGCATGCGATCGCGCGGGCGTCATCGTGGCGGACCACATGCCAAGTTCAAGCTTTTACCATATTTTCAGCGCATGGCGGGCATTCAGCGCATTGTCCGTGGACGCGGCGCGCCTTGGGTCAACAGATCGGCAATCATAA
- a CDS encoding glycosyl transferase, which translates to MEQSFILQHFTLSPGLYLPGQQIVLRDPWGDLINAAKWRQVGAGPLSVRISGEGQFLLQAYALIGAEAVLLSSLRVEGGQAVVLDALRDHVVRLSIIALSCVHLRGAVLLGAQPQRRARLAICIPAFGAGRGLPEKLAVLRDYLRLMPLGAEARVLVIDQGLATPPVPHAGLRVVAQHNLGGAGGFARALREAQCDPWGFTHCLFTDDDAHFTPEALHRLHAYLSLAQDPQLAVAAAMVTHQQPDQLWESGAIFDGFCRGAFRGTDLMDQVALARIERTSAQADWQQQPGIYGGWWMFGFALAGVRYAPFPYFLRGDDIGFALANRLRIVTLNGVCAAQDDFAAKEGPLSLFCDLRGHLIHPMVFPQIPGGRWRVGWRGALFVLRSLARFRYDEAAALLIAWQDVLAGPRAFATHPGAEAQRHAIAQLPRPCAPLPRKQARRAWPRWYWMLSVNGQLLPFGSRGVVHIAPRRRRDMDAIWGRRAIVTDQCDARDLRRFYPLFIRLLALWLRYMLGFKALARAYRATYGTVASQQAWDAHFQSSQPR; encoded by the coding sequence GTGGAACAAAGCTTTATCCTACAGCATTTTACGCTCTCGCCGGGGCTCTACCTGCCGGGGCAGCAGATCGTTTTGCGCGATCCATGGGGGGATCTGATCAATGCCGCAAAGTGGCGGCAGGTCGGGGCGGGTCCGCTGTCCGTTCGGATCAGCGGTGAGGGCCAGTTCTTGCTGCAGGCCTATGCGCTGATCGGGGCCGAGGCGGTGCTGCTGAGCAGCCTTCGGGTCGAGGGGGGACAGGCCGTGGTGCTTGATGCGCTGCGCGATCATGTGGTGCGTCTTTCGATCATCGCGCTAAGTTGTGTGCATCTGCGCGGCGCGGTGCTGCTGGGCGCGCAGCCCCAGCGCAGGGCACGGCTGGCGATTTGCATCCCCGCTTTTGGCGCAGGTCGCGGATTGCCGGAAAAACTCGCGGTGCTGCGTGATTACTTGCGCCTCATGCCGCTGGGCGCTGAGGCGCGTGTGCTGGTGATTGATCAAGGCCTGGCGACACCGCCCGTGCCGCATGCTGGCTTGCGGGTCGTTGCACAGCACAACCTTGGCGGAGCGGGCGGTTTTGCGCGCGCCTTGCGCGAGGCGCAGTGCGATCCTTGGGGGTTTACGCATTGCCTGTTCACCGATGATGACGCGCATTTCACACCCGAGGCTCTGCACCGTCTGCATGCCTATCTATCGCTGGCACAAGATCCCCAATTGGCGGTGGCTGCGGCGATGGTGACGCACCAGCAGCCCGATCAACTATGGGAAAGCGGCGCGATCTTTGACGGTTTTTGTCGCGGCGCATTTCGCGGCACTGACCTTATGGACCAGGTGGCCTTGGCGCGGATCGAGCGCACCAGTGCGCAGGCCGATTGGCAGCAGCAGCCCGGCATATATGGCGGCTGGTGGATGTTCGGCTTTGCGCTGGCCGGGGTGCGCTATGCGCCGTTTCCCTATTTCCTGCGCGGCGATGATATCGGCTTCGCGCTGGCCAATCGCCTGCGCATTGTGACGTTGAATGGTGTCTGCGCCGCCCAAGACGATTTCGCCGCGAAAGAGGGGCCGCTGAGCCTGTTCTGTGATCTGCGCGGGCATTTGATCCATCCGATGGTTTTCCCGCAGATCCCCGGCGGGCGCTGGCGGGTGGGGTGGAGGGGGGCGCTGTTCGTGCTGCGCAGCCTTGCCCGGTTCCGCTATGACGAGGCGGCGGCGCTGCTCATCGCTTGGCAAGATGTGCTGGCGGGGCCGCGGGCTTTTGCAACCCATCCCGGTGCCGAGGCACAGCGCCACGCCATCGCGCAACTGCCACGCCCCTGTGCACCCCTGCCGCGCAAGCAGGCCCGGCGCGCTTGGCCAAGATGGTATTGGATGCTCAGCGTGAATGGTCAGCTTTTACCGTTCGGGTCGCGCGGGGTGGTTCATATTGCACCGCGCCGGCGGCGCGATATGGATGCGATCTGGGGGCGGCGCGCGATTGTCACCGATCAATGCGACGCGCGCGATTTGCGGCGATTTTATCCGCTTTTTATCCGCTTATTGGCCCTGTGGCTGCGTTACATGCTGGGCTTTAAAGCTTTGGCAAGGGCCTATCGCGCAACCTATGGAACAGTTGCAAGCCAACAGGCATGGGATGCGCATTTTCAATCGTCACAGCCGCGATAA
- a CDS encoding alpha/beta hydrolase has product MIYARLVLAALVIALAGCAPRPDDGLLLPAAPENLSPHAQEVTVMTISNRNRTGPDGQFYGTAHSEMHREEFVIAVAPAREDTGSLLFDRDLSRDFAVVSRRALDAPDWHRALRAQHRTADQPIVLFVHGYNQTFQESLFRLAQISAGMASEVQPILFSWPSQASLMGYVADRDSATVARDDLAQLLRDLHRNMPNRDIMIAGHSMGSWLVMEVLRDLRRGGENRLLRRIQVGLAAPDIDVAVFRSQMAAVGQLSRPLTILVSQDDIALGMSGRLAEQRTRLGALDASDPRTIALAEELGVRIIDVSAFPAADDFHHERFLALAAFHPQSAMQASIIDQLRFAGAYILDTSGQVLRREITDDF; this is encoded by the coding sequence ATGATTTACGCGCGACTCGTTTTGGCTGCTTTGGTTATTGCGCTGGCTGGCTGCGCGCCCCGGCCCGATGATGGCCTGCTGCTGCCCGCTGCGCCCGAGAACCTGTCCCCGCACGCGCAAGAGGTTACGGTGATGACCATATCAAACCGCAACCGCACCGGGCCTGACGGTCAGTTCTATGGTACCGCCCATAGCGAGATGCACCGCGAAGAATTCGTCATCGCCGTCGCCCCCGCGCGTGAGGATACGGGCTCGCTTTTATTCGACCGCGATCTGTCACGCGATTTCGCCGTCGTCTCGCGCAGGGCGCTGGATGCGCCGGACTGGCACCGTGCCTTGCGCGCCCAGCATCGCACCGCCGATCAGCCGATTGTTCTGTTCGTGCATGGTTACAACCAGACCTTTCAAGAATCACTGTTCCGCCTTGCCCAGATCAGCGCGGGGATGGCGAGCGAGGTGCAGCCCATTTTGTTCTCATGGCCCTCGCAGGCCAGCCTGATGGGCTATGTCGCGGATCGCGACAGTGCGACGGTCGCGCGCGATGATCTGGCGCAATTGCTGCGCGATCTTCATCGCAACATGCCCAACCGCGATATTATGATCGCGGGCCATAGTATGGGCAGCTGGCTGGTGATGGAGGTGCTGCGCGATTTGCGGCGGGGCGGCGAGAATCGCCTGTTGCGGCGTATCCAGGTTGGGCTGGCCGCTCCCGATATCGATGTTGCTGTTTTCCGCAGCCAGATGGCCGCAGTTGGTCAGCTCTCGCGGCCGCTGACGATACTGGTGTCGCAAGATGATATCGCGCTGGGAATGTCGGGCCGTCTGGCCGAGCAGCGCACCCGCCTTGGCGCGCTGGACGCCAGCGATCCACGAACCATCGCGCTGGCTGAAGAGCTGGGCGTGCGGATCATTGATGTTTCGGCCTTTCCAGCCGCCGATGATTTTCATCACGAGCGTTTTCTGGCTCTGGCCGCATTTCATCCGCAATCTGCGATGCAGGCGTCAATCATCGACCAGCTGCGCTTTGCCGGGGCCTATATTCTGGACACATCGGGGCAAGTATTACGCCGCGAAATCACTGATGATTTTTAG
- a CDS encoding DUF1178 family protein — MIRYTLKCPSGHQFDSWFQSASAFDSLQKAGHLSCATCGAAPVEKALMAPNVAKSGPTAPSNEDQLKALRTEVEANSEYVGMSFATEARRMHAGDAPTRAIYGEAKLDEARALLEDGVPVMPLPFIPTRNTN; from the coding sequence ATGATCCGCTACACATTGAAATGCCCAAGCGGCCATCAATTCGATAGCTGGTTCCAATCGGCCAGCGCCTTTGATTCGCTGCAAAAAGCGGGGCATCTGTCCTGTGCGACCTGCGGCGCGGCCCCTGTGGAAAAGGCGCTAATGGCCCCGAATGTCGCGAAATCCGGCCCGACCGCACCCAGCAATGAGGATCAACTGAAAGCCCTGCGCACGGAAGTCGAGGCGAATTCCGAATATGTCGGTATGTCCTTCGCCACCGAGGCCCGCCGTATGCATGCAGGCGACGCCCCCACCCGCGCCATCTATGGCGAGGCTAAACTGGACGAGGCCCGCGCCCTGCTGGAGGATGGCGTGCCCGTGATGCCGCTGCCTTTCATTCCGACACGAAACACCAACTAA
- a CDS encoding multidrug efflux RND transporter permease subunit: MAQFFINRPVFAWVLSIITMLFGVWGLQSLPIAQYPEVAPTTVRISASYSGAPAEAVENAVTTPIENGLSDVEGLLYMVSQSSQGRATVTLTFDDSMDPDMAQIQVQNRMQSITNQLPDSVQDNGVSVSRSTDSILMVAALVSEDGSYTTLQLGDMMEELIEPTVTRVEGVGGIQAFGTSYAMRIWMDPFNLVQYQLTPSDITSAISSRNSTVTVGSLGSQPVVPGQQFSVSMTAQSQLTSPEEFERILLRTNEDGSHVYLGDVARVEIGQQSYGQDSRFNGKPAAGFGVNLSSGANAVDTAHNVTTALTNLQNALPDGVEIAYAYDTSPFVEQSIEKVYHTLAEAVLLVFLVILIFLQSWRATLIPTLAVPVVVLGTFGVLAVFDMSINTLTMFALVLAIGLLVDDAIVVVENVERVMEEEGLDARAATRKSMREITPALVGIVTVLSAVFLPMAFMPGSTGVIYRQFSVTIISAMVLSLFVALILTPALCATMLKPQHGPRKFPPARWFNNALAGFTNRYASTNRWILKVPVQSIIVLAAITGALWYLFENLPSSFIPQEDQGVLMAMINLDDGATTAQTQTVLLEVEDYLLTEETETVEAVFANLGFSFGGSGQGSAMLFIKLRPFDERSDLTAAALVQRATARFSGHRAGNIFFMQPPAMPALGNSSGFSMYLVDQGANGQDALLTAAAAVNAAATASDELNNIRGGTTRTQVALNLDIDQLKATALGLTVSDVNNMLSTIFTGRSVNDFAFNGTLRPVMVQAEPEYRMQPDDVMHWHARNSSGEMVPFSAFMTQKWEVVPTSLARFGGTRAVSMSGSPAADVSSGAAMDRMEQIAAEQPGGYSVAWTGLSYQERQSGSQAPLLFALSALVVFLCLAALYESWSVPFAVLLAAPVGALGALGAALLFDQSNDVYFKVGLLATIGLASRNAILIVEFAKERFDRGMDLKDAAIEAARLRLRPILMTSIAFMLGVLPLATAKGAGAAAQHAIGIGVLGGMIASTIIGIFLIPAFYVVVTRMFGSRRNTLKSEE; the protein is encoded by the coding sequence ATGGCGCAGTTTTTCATCAATCGCCCCGTCTTTGCATGGGTGCTGTCGATCATCACCATGCTGTTCGGCGTCTGGGGCCTGCAAAGCCTGCCCATCGCCCAATATCCCGAGGTTGCGCCCACCACCGTCCGTATTTCCGCCAGCTATTCGGGCGCACCGGCCGAGGCGGTGGAAAACGCGGTGACAACGCCGATTGAAAACGGCCTCTCGGATGTCGAGGGGCTGCTCTATATGGTCTCGCAATCGTCGCAGGGCCGCGCGACGGTCACGCTGACATTCGACGATTCCATGGATCCGGACATGGCCCAGATCCAGGTGCAGAACCGGATGCAGTCGATCACCAACCAACTGCCCGACAGCGTGCAAGATAACGGGGTCAGCGTCTCGCGCTCGACCGACTCGATCCTGATGGTGGCGGCATTGGTGTCCGAGGATGGCAGCTATACCACGCTGCAGCTGGGCGACATGATGGAGGAGCTGATCGAGCCGACCGTCACCCGCGTCGAGGGCGTGGGCGGCATTCAGGCCTTTGGCACCTCTTATGCGATGCGGATCTGGATGGACCCGTTCAATCTGGTGCAATATCAGCTGACGCCCTCGGATATCACTTCGGCAATCTCCAGCCGCAACTCGACCGTGACGGTGGGCAGTCTGGGCAGCCAACCGGTGGTGCCGGGGCAGCAGTTCAGCGTCTCAATGACGGCGCAGTCGCAACTGACCTCGCCCGAGGAATTCGAACGCATCTTGCTGCGCACCAACGAGGACGGCAGCCACGTCTATCTGGGCGATGTCGCGCGGGTCGAGATTGGCCAGCAAAGCTATGGTCAGGATTCGCGCTTTAACGGCAAGCCGGCGGCGGGTTTCGGTGTGAACCTCAGCTCTGGCGCGAATGCGGTGGATACGGCGCATAACGTCACCACCGCGCTGACCAATCTGCAAAACGCCCTGCCCGACGGGGTCGAAATTGCCTATGCCTATGACACTTCGCCCTTTGTCGAGCAGTCGATCGAAAAGGTCTATCACACGCTGGCCGAAGCCGTGCTGCTGGTCTTTCTGGTCATCCTGATCTTCCTGCAAAGCTGGCGCGCCACGCTCATCCCGACGCTGGCGGTACCGGTCGTGGTGCTGGGCACATTCGGTGTGCTGGCCGTATTCGATATGTCGATCAATACGCTGACCATGTTCGCGCTGGTGCTGGCCATCGGCCTTTTGGTCGATGATGCCATCGTCGTGGTCGAAAACGTCGAGCGTGTGATGGAGGAAGAGGGTCTTGATGCCCGCGCCGCCACCCGCAAATCCATGCGCGAGATTACACCCGCGCTGGTCGGCATCGTCACAGTGCTGTCGGCGGTGTTCCTGCCCATGGCCTTTATGCCCGGATCGACCGGGGTGATTTACCGGCAATTCTCGGTCACGATCATTTCGGCCATGGTGCTGTCGCTGTTCGTGGCGCTGATCCTGACGCCTGCGCTATGCGCAACGATGCTAAAGCCGCAGCACGGCCCGCGCAAATTCCCGCCCGCGCGCTGGTTTAATAACGCGCTTGCGGGCTTTACCAACCGCTACGCCAGCACCAATCGGTGGATCCTGAAAGTGCCGGTGCAAAGCATCATCGTGCTGGCCGCAATCACGGGTGCGCTGTGGTATCTGTTTGAAAACCTGCCGTCTTCCTTCATCCCGCAAGAGGATCAGGGTGTGCTGATGGCGATGATCAACCTTGATGACGGCGCGACCACAGCCCAGACGCAAACCGTGCTGCTCGAGGTCGAGGATTACCTGCTGACTGAGGAAACCGAGACGGTCGAGGCCGTGTTCGCGAACCTTGGTTTCAGCTTTGGCGGCTCGGGTCAGGGCAGCGCAATGCTGTTCATCAAGCTACGCCCCTTTGACGAGCGCAGCGATTTGACCGCCGCCGCCTTGGTGCAGCGTGCAACCGCGCGTTTTTCGGGGCACCGCGCGGGGAATATCTTCTTCATGCAGCCGCCTGCGATGCCTGCGCTGGGGAATTCGTCCGGCTTCTCGATGTATCTGGTGGATCAGGGCGCGAACGGTCAAGACGCGCTGCTGACCGCCGCAGCCGCCGTGAACGCGGCCGCAACCGCCTCGGACGAGCTGAACAATATCCGCGGCGGCACCACGCGCACGCAGGTCGCGCTGAATCTGGATATCGACCAGTTGAAGGCAACGGCGCTGGGGCTGACGGTGTCGGACGTCAATAATATGCTGTCGACAATCTTTACCGGCCGCTCGGTGAATGACTTTGCCTTTAACGGCACATTGCGTCCGGTGATGGTGCAGGCCGAACCCGAATACCGGATGCAGCCCGATGATGTGATGCATTGGCACGCGCGTAATTCCAGCGGCGAAATGGTGCCCTTCTCGGCCTTTATGACGCAAAAATGGGAAGTGGTGCCGACCAGCCTCGCCCGCTTTGGCGGCACGCGAGCGGTGTCGATGTCCGGCTCGCCCGCCGCTGATGTCTCATCGGGCGCGGCGATGGACCGGATGGAGCAGATCGCAGCCGAACAACCCGGCGGTTACAGCGTTGCCTGGACGGGACTGTCCTATCAGGAACGCCAATCGGGCAGCCAAGCGCCGCTGCTGTTCGCGCTGTCGGCGCTGGTGGTGTTCCTGTGTCTGGCCGCACTCTACGAAAGCTGGTCGGTGCCTTTTGCGGTGCTGCTGGCGGCGCCGGTGGGCGCGCTGGGGGCGCTGGGGGCTGCGCTGCTGTTCGATCAAAGCAATGACGTCTATTTCAAGGTCGGATTGCTTGCCACCATTGGGCTTGCCTCGCGCAACGCCATCCTGATCGTGGAATTCGCGAAAGAGCGGTTCGACAGGGGCATGGATCTGAAAGACGCCGCGATCGAGGCTGCGCGCCTGCGTTTGCGGCCGATCCTGATGACCTCGATTGCCTTCATGCTGGGCGTGCTGCCGCTGGCAACCGCCAAAGGGGCCGGTGCCGCCGCGCAACATGCTATCGGCATCGGCGTGCTGGGGGGGATGATCGCCTCGACCATCATTGGCATTTTCCTGATCCCGGCGTTCTATGTTGTTGTGACGCGGATGTTTGGCAGCCGCCGCAATACGCTGAAATCGGAAGAATGA